Genomic window (Streptomyces sp. RerS4):
CGGCGTAAGGCGGCGTAGGGCGGCGTAGGGCGGCGTAGGGCCACGGGGTTTCACGCCTTGAGAAGGCCGTCCAGTTCCGCCGTGATGGCCTCGCGCAGGGCGTCGTGGCGGGGCGCGAGGGCGTGTCGTTCGCCGCGCCAGCACTCCTCGTCCGCGTAGAGCCAGACCGGCATCCGGACGAGGTCGGCGGGCTCCCAGTCGTAGCGGGGCCAGATGTGGGCGTGGAGGTACGGGTCGGTGTTGCCCAGGATCTCGATGTTGACGCGGCGGAAGGCGGGGTCGAGGCGGGCGCAGGCACGCTCGACGGCTTCGGCGAGGCGTTCCAGGTCGGTGAGGTAGGCGAGGCGGCGGGCCGGCGGGAGGTCCGAGAGCCGGGTCACGGTGGGGTCGTCGGTGAGCAGGACGGTGTAGCCGGGCAGGAACTGCCGGTCCCCGATGGCCGCGAAGCCGGAGTCGAGGCGGCGCAGGACGGTGGGGTTCTGCCCTCGGTGTGCGCTGCCTATGCGGTCGTGTCGCCAGTCGATCTCGGTCATTCCCGGACCCTAACGGGGAGGCGCGTAGTGCGTGTCATACCTGAGAGCTATTCGCGAAGGCCGCTCCCCAGTGTGACGCCGACCATGGGGGTCGCTTCCTAACTTCGGTATCGGGCCGGGCGCTTGACCGCCCAGGGCCGAAGACGAGGGAGAGGGACCCGCCATGAGCAGCGCGAGCAGCACGAGCAGCCGCACCGGCCGCGGCACCACGGGCCGTACGAGGCGAGGCCTGTTGGCCGCTCTTGTCGCGGCGGCGGTCGTGGTGCCCGTCTCGGCCGCCGCGTCCCCGCGGGTGCCCGCGCCGGCGCCGGCGCTCGTCGCCGACTCCGCCGATGCGCGGAGCCGTTACGCGGCCAACCTGACGAACCTCGCGGAGGCGGCCCGTATGGCGCGAGAGGCGGGCCGCACGGGCCGCGCCGAGAAGCTGGTGGCGATGACCCGGACCGGGGAGGGGCCGGCCGGTTCCCCGGCGCGGTTCCTCGTCTTCGACGGGCGGGGCACGGGGCGGGCCGTCGAGGTGTTCGGCGATCTGGACACCGCCGAGCGGGTCGCCGTCCTGATACCCGGCTCGGACACCTCCCTGGACACCTACGGGCGGTTCCGGGCCGGGGCGCTGTCGCTCCAGGAGCGGCTGCGGGCCGAGCATCCGCGTACGGCCGTGGTCGCCTGGCTGGGGTACGACACGCCCGGCACCGTCAGCTCCACCGTCCTGACGGCGGGCCGCGCCGATGACGCGGCGGCCGAACTGGGCCCGTTCCTGCGCCGGTTGCAGGGACTGACCCGCGCCGACGCCCGGATATCCCTGCTGTGCCACTCCTACGGCTCCGTGGTCTGCGCCCGGACGCCGACGCCCGACCGGGTCGGTGACATCGCGCTGTTCGGCAGTCCGGGCACGGGCGCCGGGGTGGCCTCCGAGCTGCCGACCGACGCCCGGGTGTGGGCCGGTCGGGGCGGCGACGACTGGATCGGCGGGGTGCCCCATGTGCGCCTCGGCCGGGTCGGTTTCGCCGCCGATCCGGTGGATCCGGCCTTCGGGGCCCGGCTGTTCGATGCCGGAGGCGCCGGCCACAGCGACTACCTGAAGCCGGGCACCACCTCCCTCGACAGCCTGGCCCGCATCGTCCTCGGCGGCCCGTCCACCGCTTCTCCCGTTCCTTCCCGGACCATCCCGGAGGCCTCGCATGCGTAAGCTCCACGCTCGCTGGTCCGTCCTCGCGGACCGCGTCGACCGCGCGACCCCGGCCCGCCGGGACCGCGCCGTGGACGCCCTGCGTGCCTTCGCGATCCTCGGGGTGGTGCTGGGGCACTGGTTGGTGACCGCGCTCACCGAGGTCGACGGCGGCCTGCACGGCGTGAGTCCGCTGGCCCGGATGCCGTGGCTGGCCCCGGTCTCCTGGGTGTTCCAGACCCTGGCCGTGTTCTTCCTGGTCGGCGGGCACGTGGCCGCCGCCGGGTACGGGTCGGCGCGGGCGCGCGGGGTCTCGTACGGGGCCTGGGTGGGGCAGCGGCTCGGGCGGCTGTTCCGGCCGGTCGCCGCCGTGGTCGCGCTGTGGGTGGTCGTGGCGGGTGGGCTGCTGCTGGGGGGTGCGCAGTTCGACACCGTGCGGACCTTGCTCAAGCTGGTGTGGTCGCCGCTGTGGTTCCTGCTGGTGTTCGCGGCGCTGACGGCGGCTACCCCGCTCGTGGCGCGGCTGAGTCCGCTGTGGCCGGTCGCCGTCGTCGCCGGGGTCGATGTGTGGCGGTTCGGGTTCGGCGGGCCGGAGTGGATCGGCTGGGTCAATGTCGCGGCGGGCTGGGTCGTCCCCTACACGCTGGGGGCCGCCTGGTCCCGGGGCGCGTTCCAGCGCCGGCGGCCGGCGCTGCTTCTGCTGGCCGGCGGTGCGGTGGCGACGGCCGCGCTGGTTCTGTGGGGCGGTTACCCGGCGTCGATGGTCGGGGTCCCCGGGGCCGCGATCTCGAACCTGAACCCTCCGACTCTGGCGGCCGTCGCCTTCGGCCTGGCCCAGTGCGGGCTGGCGCTGCTGGTCCGCGAGCCGCTGGCCCGAGCGATGCGCCGCCCCCGCACCTGGGCGAAAGTGGCCCTGGTGAACCTGTCCGCGATGACCGTGTTCCTGTGGCACCAGACCGCGATGATGGCCGTCACCGCCCTCGGGCTGCTGTTCGGCGGGGGCCTGCCCGGTCTGCACACCGCGCCGGACTCGGCCGACTGGATACTGACGCGGCTGCTGTGGCTGCCGGTGTTCGCCGCCGCCCTGGCCGTCTGCTGGTCGGCGTTCCACGTGTACGAGAAGCCCCGCGCCCCCCGCGATCGGCGGCCCTCCCGGATCGTGGCCGCTGGCACCGCCACCGCGCCGCGCCGTGAGCCGCGAGAGCCGCAGGAGCCGCGCGAGCCCGTCGTCGGGCGGGCGGCCGAAGTCGGGGAGATGAGCCGTGCTTAGGCTGGCCCACGTGACCGAGCCGCCGCACCCGCCCCTGATCGACTCCCTCACCGGCGGCGCCGGCGGTGTGCTGCGCGAGCTGTTCACCCTGCGCCGGGACCCGCTCCCCCGGTTGTCGCGGCCGCGCTGGCTGGCCCGACTGCCGCACGTGGTGGTGGTCTACGCGGCCGTCTTCTTCGCCTTCATGACGACCATCCAGTTCGGCGAGCACTACGACGTCGGCGGCGAGCTCCCGCTGGTGGTCTCGGCCATGGTGGGGGTGTCGATCGTGCTGGCGATGTTCCGCCCGGTGGCCGCCTGGTGGCTCGGCCTGCTCGCGGCGGCCATCACGGCCGTCGTGATCCACGACCATGTCGGGCAGGGGCAGTACTGGCCGTGGATGCCGGGCGGGTTCATCGCCTTCGCCCCGCTCATCCTGCTCCTGGCCCTGCGGGTACCGCCCCGGGTGACCATCGCGGCCGTCGGCATCACCCTGGGCCTCACCGGCCTGGCCCAGCTCCTCGCCAAGCCGGAGCACAGTACGCCCGGGTTCTTCGCCGCCGCCCTCCTCTTCGGTTTCACCGCACTGCTCGGGTACGCGCTGCGCGCGGTGCGGCTCACCCGCGGCCAACTCGTCGTCCAGGAGACCCTGACCGAGGAGGAGCGGGCCCGGCGCACCCTCCTGGAGGAGCGCAGCCGCATCGCCCGCGAGCTGCACGACGTGGTCGCGCACCACATGTCGGTGATCTCCATCCAGGCGCAGGTCGCCCCGCACCTCGTGGAGAACCCGTCCGAGGAGCTGAAGGAGAACCTGGCGGGCATTCGGGAGAACGCCCTGGAGGCGCTGACGGAGCTGCGGCGGGTGCTGGGTGTGCTGCGTTCCGAGCATCCGGGGGACCCGTCCGATCCGCAGCATCCGCACCACCCGCAGCCCAACCTCGCCGATCTGGAGGGGCTCGTGGACAACGTGCGGGGGGCGGGCCTGTCGGTCACCACCGAGGTCTCGGGCCTGCGCCGCCCGCTGACGCCGGGCATCGAACTGACCGCGTACCGGATCGTGCAGGAGGCGCTGAGCAACTGTCTGCGCCACGCGCCGGGCTCTGTGGTGGAGGTCGGCATCGCGTACGGGCCGCGTGAGCTGCACCTGTGCGTCGCCAACACCGCGCCGACGCGGCCGGCTCAGCCCTCGCCGGGAGCGGGGCACGGGCTGCTCGGCATGCGCGAGCGTGCGGGCATGCTGGGGGGCGAGCTGGCGGCCGGCCCCCGGCCCGGTGGCGGGTACGAGGTGAGCGCGGTGCTTCCGATGGACCCGCCGGGCGGTTCCCGCTCCGAGACGACGAAGAAGGACGTATGAGTGCTCCGATCAGGGTGATGATC
Coding sequences:
- a CDS encoding alpha/beta hydrolase, encoding MSSASSTSSRTGRGTTGRTRRGLLAALVAAAVVVPVSAAASPRVPAPAPALVADSADARSRYAANLTNLAEAARMAREAGRTGRAEKLVAMTRTGEGPAGSPARFLVFDGRGTGRAVEVFGDLDTAERVAVLIPGSDTSLDTYGRFRAGALSLQERLRAEHPRTAVVAWLGYDTPGTVSSTVLTAGRADDAAAELGPFLRRLQGLTRADARISLLCHSYGSVVCARTPTPDRVGDIALFGSPGTGAGVASELPTDARVWAGRGGDDWIGGVPHVRLGRVGFAADPVDPAFGARLFDAGGAGHSDYLKPGTTSLDSLARIVLGGPSTASPVPSRTIPEASHA
- a CDS encoding acyltransferase, which produces MRKLHARWSVLADRVDRATPARRDRAVDALRAFAILGVVLGHWLVTALTEVDGGLHGVSPLARMPWLAPVSWVFQTLAVFFLVGGHVAAAGYGSARARGVSYGAWVGQRLGRLFRPVAAVVALWVVVAGGLLLGGAQFDTVRTLLKLVWSPLWFLLVFAALTAATPLVARLSPLWPVAVVAGVDVWRFGFGGPEWIGWVNVAAGWVVPYTLGAAWSRGAFQRRRPALLLLAGGAVATAALVLWGGYPASMVGVPGAAISNLNPPTLAAVAFGLAQCGLALLVREPLARAMRRPRTWAKVALVNLSAMTVFLWHQTAMMAVTALGLLFGGGLPGLHTAPDSADWILTRLLWLPVFAAALAVCWSAFHVYEKPRAPRDRRPSRIVAAGTATAPRREPREPQEPREPVVGRAAEVGEMSRA
- a CDS encoding diadenosine tetraphosphate hydrolase, yielding MTEIDWRHDRIGSAHRGQNPTVLRRLDSGFAAIGDRQFLPGYTVLLTDDPTVTRLSDLPPARRLAYLTDLERLAEAVERACARLDPAFRRVNIEILGNTDPYLHAHIWPRYDWEPADLVRMPVWLYADEECWRGERHALAPRHDALREAITAELDGLLKA
- a CDS encoding sensor histidine kinase — translated: MTEPPHPPLIDSLTGGAGGVLRELFTLRRDPLPRLSRPRWLARLPHVVVVYAAVFFAFMTTIQFGEHYDVGGELPLVVSAMVGVSIVLAMFRPVAAWWLGLLAAAITAVVIHDHVGQGQYWPWMPGGFIAFAPLILLLALRVPPRVTIAAVGITLGLTGLAQLLAKPEHSTPGFFAAALLFGFTALLGYALRAVRLTRGQLVVQETLTEEERARRTLLEERSRIARELHDVVAHHMSVISIQAQVAPHLVENPSEELKENLAGIRENALEALTELRRVLGVLRSEHPGDPSDPQHPHHPQPNLADLEGLVDNVRGAGLSVTTEVSGLRRPLTPGIELTAYRIVQEALSNCLRHAPGSVVEVGIAYGPRELHLCVANTAPTRPAQPSPGAGHGLLGMRERAGMLGGELAAGPRPGGGYEVSAVLPMDPPGGSRSETTKKDV